Proteins co-encoded in one Gemmatimonadota bacterium genomic window:
- a CDS encoding NifU family protein, with amino-acid sequence MLTFTDKAREMVLEFMDQGGEELKALRIHVSQGGSPMAPSFEMTLVEDGDRGESDLTVDGGGFTVLVDSESAERLGEATVDFVERVNESGFEITPARVAPTRKLPEGPFAEKVLAILEEQVNPAIAAHGGRIELRDVKGTEIYMEMTGGCQGCAMSRMTLRQGVERTIRQAIPEITAIHDVTDHASGENPYFSE; translated from the coding sequence GTGCTGACCTTTACAGATAAGGCCCGCGAGATGGTGCTCGAGTTCATGGATCAGGGGGGCGAGGAACTCAAGGCCCTCCGAATCCATGTGAGCCAGGGGGGGAGCCCGATGGCCCCCTCATTCGAGATGACGCTCGTGGAAGACGGCGACCGGGGAGAATCCGATCTGACGGTGGACGGAGGCGGCTTCACCGTCCTCGTAGATTCGGAGAGCGCGGAGAGGCTCGGAGAGGCCACGGTGGACTTCGTCGAGCGGGTGAACGAAAGCGGCTTCGAGATCACGCCGGCCCGCGTCGCACCGACCCGCAAGCTTCCCGAAGGCCCCTTCGCCGAAAAGGTGCTGGCAATCCTGGAGGAACAGGTGAATCCGGCGATCGCGGCCCATGGCGGGCGGATCGAGCTCCGGGACGTGAAGGGAACGGAGATCTACATGGAGATGACCGGGGGGTGCCAGGGATGTGCGATGTCCCGGATGACTCTGCGGCAGGGCGTCGAACGCACGATTCGCCAGGCGATCCCAGAGATCACCGCGATCCACGACGTCACCGACCACGCCTCCGGCGAGAACCCCTACTTTTCCGAGTGA
- a CDS encoding cyanophycinase produces MKLRQRASLPPDHPGRRPAARVAALLAAALLLSPAWAGAQETTAALAVPRVGPLEGVVLAAGGGTLGPEIWARFVDEAGGEASRIVLIPTAATDEEFAGDPTVLRALSDAGATSVVVLHTRDRTLADSESFVAPLREATGVWISGGRQHRLVEAYLDTRVQEALFEVLQRGGIVGGSSAGASILASFLVRGDPETNERVMSAEYRTGFGFLDRAAVDQHLLARGRQEDLWSVLDLRPELLGIGVDEGTAVVVQGDVAEVLGTSQVIFYDATGPERRRELLEGGDLFDLLKRIPLTGDVNLETAGAAAASH; encoded by the coding sequence GTGAAGCTCCGGCAACGCGCTTCCCTGCCTCCCGATCATCCGGGACGGCGCCCCGCGGCGCGCGTTGCCGCCCTCCTCGCGGCGGCCCTTCTCCTCTCGCCCGCATGGGCGGGGGCACAGGAGACGACCGCCGCCCTCGCGGTGCCCCGGGTCGGCCCCCTCGAGGGAGTCGTCCTCGCCGCGGGCGGAGGGACCCTCGGACCCGAGATCTGGGCGCGCTTCGTCGACGAGGCGGGTGGTGAAGCCTCCCGCATCGTCCTGATTCCCACCGCTGCGACGGACGAAGAGTTCGCGGGAGATCCGACGGTCCTCCGCGCGCTCTCGGACGCGGGCGCCACCTCCGTCGTCGTCCTCCACACCCGCGATCGCACCCTCGCCGATTCGGAGTCCTTCGTCGCCCCGCTGCGGGAGGCCACCGGAGTCTGGATTTCGGGGGGGCGCCAGCACCGCCTCGTGGAGGCGTATCTGGACACGCGCGTGCAGGAGGCGCTCTTCGAAGTTCTCCAACGGGGCGGGATCGTCGGAGGAAGCTCGGCGGGCGCCTCGATCCTGGCCTCCTTCCTCGTCCGCGGGGACCCGGAGACAAACGAGCGGGTCATGTCCGCCGAGTACCGAACCGGATTCGGGTTCCTCGACCGCGCGGCCGTGGACCAACACCTCCTCGCGCGCGGCCGCCAGGAGGACCTCTGGTCGGTCCTGGATCTCCGTCCCGAACTCCTAGGCATCGGCGTGGACGAAGGGACCGCCGTCGTCGTCCAGGGGGATGTGGCCGAGGTGCTCGGGACGAGCCAGGTCATCTTCTACGACGCCACCGGACCGGAGCGGCGGCGAGAATTGCTCGAGGGCGGAGACCTCTTCGACTTATTGAAGCGAATCCCGCTCACAGGTGATGTGAACCTGGAGACCGCAGGGGCGGCGGCGGCATCGCACTGA